The following proteins are encoded in a genomic region of Fusarium keratoplasticum isolate Fu6.1 chromosome 9, whole genome shotgun sequence:
- a CDS encoding Alcohol oxidase 1, with product MAASYTNSVGTLPDEFDIIVCGGGSCGCVVAGRLANLDHNLKVLLIEAGESNLNNPWVFRPGIYPRNMKLDSKTASFYESRPSKWLAGRKAVVPCAHILGGGSSINFMMYTRASASDYDDFQAEGWTTEELLPLMRKHETYQRASQNREIHGTEGPIKVSFGNYTYPIKDDFLRAAESQGIPTVDDLQDLTTGHGAEHWLKWINRDTGRRSDSAHAYVHATRAVHSNLYLACNTKVDKVIIENGRAVGVQTVPTKPLHPGQLQTRTFRARKQIVVSGGTLSSPLILQRSGIGDPKKLRAAGVKPIVDLPGVGLNFQDHYLTFSVYRAKPETESFDDFVRGDPEVQKKVFDEWHLKGTGPLATNGIEAGVKIRPTQEELRDFERWPTPHFTDGWKSYFQNKPDKPVMHYSVIAGWFGDHMLMPPGKFFTMFHFLEYPFSRGFTHIKSADPYETPDFDAGFMNDERDMAPMVWGYIKSRETARRMDAYAGEVENMHPFFNYDSPARTHDLDLATTKQYALPGNLTAGIGHGSWSSPLPECDRKPGAQILNSNKAHIREELKYGKEDIEAVEEWVKRHVESTWHCLGTCSMAPKEGNSIVKHGVLDERLNVHGVKGLKVADLSICPDNVGCNTYSTALLIGEKAAMLVAEDLGYSGDALNMTVPTYNAPGELAVRYRL from the exons ATGGCCGCATCGTACACGAACAGCGTCGGCACCCTGCCCGATGAGTTCGACATCATCGTGTGCGGTGGTGGCAGCTGCGGATGTGTAGTCGCGGGACG ACTTGCCAACCTTGACCACAACCTCAAGGTTTTGCTCATTGAGGCTGGAGAGAGCAACTTGAACAACCCTTGGGTGTTCCGTCCTGGAATCTACCCCCGGAACATGAAGTTGGACTCCAAGACTGCTTCTTTCTATGAGTCTCGTCCTTCAAAGTGGTTGGCTGGTCGCAAG GCCGTTGTGCCATGTGCTCACATCCTCGGAGGTGGTTCATCAATCAACTTCATGATGTACACCCGTGCCAGTGCATCTGATT ATGATGACTTCCAGGCCGAGGGCTGGACCACTGAGGAACTCCTTCCTCTCATGAGGAAGCATGAGACCTACCAGCGAGCTTCTCAGAACCGTGAGATTCACGGAACTGAGGGTCCCATCAAGGTTTCTTTCGGAAACTACAC ATACCCTATCAAGGATGACTTCCTCCGGGCTGCCGAGTCCCAGGGAATTCCCACTGTGGATGATCTCCAGGATCTCACTACTGGCCACGGTGCGGAGCACTGGCTCAAGTGGATCAACAGAGACAC TGGCCGTCGATCGGACAGCGCTCACGCCTACGTCCACGCCACCCGCGCCGTCCACAGCAACCTGTACCTGGCCTGCAACACCAAGGTTGACAAGGTTATCATCGAGAACGGCCGGGCCGTCGGCGTCCAGACCGTTCCCACCAAGCCCCTGCACCCAGGCCAGCTCCAGACCCGAACCTTCCGTGCCCGCAAGCAGATCGTCGTCTCTGGCGGAACCCTCTCCTCGCCCCTGATCCTCCAGCGCTCTGGTATCGGTGACCCCAAGAAGCTCCGCGCCGCTGGTGTCAAGCCCATCGTCGACCTTCCCGGTGTGGGACTCAACTTCCAGGACCACTACCTCACCTTCTCGGTGTACAGGGCCAAGCCTGAGACTGAGAGTTTCGATGACTTTGTCAGGGGTGACCCTGAAGTTCAGAAGA AGGTCTTTGATGAGTGGCATCTCAAGGGAACTGGCCCTCTTGCCACCAATGGCATTGAAGCCGGTGTCAAGATCCGTCCCACACAGGAGGAGCTCAGGGACTTTGAGCGCTGGCCCACTCCCCACTTCACCGACGGATGGAAGTCGTACTTCCAGAACAAGCCTGACAAGCCCGTCATGCACTACAGTGTCATTGCCGGCTGGTTCGGTGACCACATGCTCAT GCCCCCTGGCAAGTTCTTCACCATGTTCCACTTCCTCGAGTACCCCTTCTCTCGTGGATTTACCCACATCAAGTCTGCCGACCCCTATGAGACTCCTGACTTTGATGCTGGTTTCATGAACGATGAGCGTGATATGGCACCCATGGTCTGGGGCTACATCAAGTCTCGTGAGACAGCCCGACGCATGGATGCCTACGCCGGTGAAGTCGAGAACATG CACCCCTTCTTTAACTACGACAGCCCCGCCCGTACTCacgaccttgaccttgctaCCACCAAGCAATATGCCCTCCCCGGCAACCTTACCGCCGGTATTGGCCACGGAAGCTggtcctctcctctccccgaGTGCGACAGGAAGCCCGGTGCCCAgatcctcaactccaacaagGCGCACATCCGCGAGGAGCTCAAGTACGGCAAGGAGGACatcgaggccgtcgaggagTGGGTCAAGCGCCACGTCGAGTCCACCTGGCACTGCCTCGGAACCTGCTCCATGGCACCCAAGGAGGGCAACAGCATCGTCAAGCACGGCGTGCTCGACGAGAGACTCAACGTCCACGGCGTCAAGGGTCTCAAGGTTGCCGATCTCTCCATCTGCCCCGACAACGTCGGCTGCAACACCTACTCGACTGCCCTTCTCATCGGtgagaaggctgccatgCTCGTGGCTGAGGATCTCGGCTACTCTGGCGATGCTCTCAACATGACTGTGCCCACATATAATGCCCCTGGAGAGCTTGCCGTTCGATATCGTCTTTAA
- a CDS encoding Amidohydro-3 domain-containing protein, translating to MSTTLFVNGRILTSAGAGLNGTAQFSDCMLVRGDKIAAVGTREEIGNVEDAEVRDLEQKIVLPSFIDGHMHLLLLGQSLRKVDLSHCKTLEDIRSVIRDYAVANPDTPTILCKGWRNWMTPDGVTAAMLDDIDPRPIFIDAGSLHSCWCNTSALEQLNVADMPDPAGGKIHRDADGKPSGLLDEGAMMSIIWPFQASSSPKEERIEAIRAAVQEYNAAGYTGAVEMAMDEDAWDALITLYKAQPDLSLRVSAYWLIKPTADLEQNSKQVQRAIELSRIYNSTTSPDVRLVGIKVITDGIVDACTAYLSEPYCTADKPPPIWEPERLEPVVKEADAGGLQIALHAIGDGAVKMAIDALEKHATPGRRHRIEHLELTSPEDAKRLGKLGLTASIQPIHADPTALVEWPRLLGEERYERAFAYREFADGGALMAIGTDSPTSPYSPLHNFQVAINRKSSKDPACQTVIHEHFRLGLCETFVAASEGAARSVFLEDRTGSLEVGKLADFIVVDMEWNREDLLQGKVRETYYSGRKVFG from the coding sequence ATGTCAACCACCTTGTTCGTCAATGGTCGCATCTTGACCAGTGCTGGGGCAGGCCTCAATGGCACGGCCCAGTTCTCGGACTGCATGCTTGTGCGAGGGGACAAGATCGCCGCCGTCGGAACCCGAGAGGAGATCGGAAATGTCGAAGACGCAGAGGTTCGCGACCTTGAGCAGAAGATTGTGCTTCCCAGCTTTATCGACGGACATATGCATCTTTTGCTACTTGGTCAATCCTTACGAAAAGTCGATCTGAGCCATTGCAAAACCCTCGAAGATATTCGATCCGTTATTCGAGATTATGCTGTCGCCAACCCTGATACCCCGACTATTCTATGCAAAGGATGGAGGAATTGGATGACTCCTGATGGAGTAACGGCCGCGATGCTTGACGATATCGATCCGAGACCTATATTCATCGACGCTGGTTCTCTTCACTCGTGTTGGTGCAATACTTCCGCGCTTGAGCAGCTCAATGTGGCGGATATGCCTGATCCTGCTGGAGGCAAGATTCATCGGGATGCTGATGGAAAGCCATCTGGTCTCTTGGACGAAGGCGCTATGATGTCCATCATCTGGCCCTTCCAAGCTAGCTCTTctcccaaggaggagcgcaTTGAGGCTATCCGCGCGGCTGTGCAAGAGTACAATGCCGCAGGTTACACTGGAGCTGTGGAAATGGCCATGGATGAAGATGCTTGGGATGCCCTCATCACATTATACAAAGCCCAGCCGGATCTTTCACTTCGTGTGTCAGCGTATTGGTTAATCAAGCCGACGGCCGATCTCGAACAAAACTCCAAGCAAGTACAGCGAGCGATCGAACTGAGCCGGATATACAACTCAACAACAAGCCCCGATGTCCGTCTCGTTGGAATCAAGGTTATTACAGATGGAATCGTTGATGCTTGCACTGCGTACCTGTCAGAGCCGTACTGCACTGCGGACAAGCCGCCACCTATTTGGGAGCCTGAACGCTTGGAACCTGTTGTCAAGGAAGCTGATGCTGGCGGACTACAAATCGCGCTTCACGCTATTGGCGACGGAGCAGTCAAAATGGCCATCGATGCCCTCGAGAAGCACGCTACCCCTGGTCGACGGCATCGAATCGAACATCTGGAGCTTACTTCTCCCGAAGACGCAAAGAGACTTGGAAAGCTGGGGTTGACGGCTTCGATCCAGCCTATCCATGCAGATCCCACCGCCCTCGTCGAGTGGCCTCGACTATTAGGAGAAGAACGATACGAACGAGCGTTTGCGTACAGAGAATTTGCAGACGGTGGTGCCCTCATGGCCATCGGAACAGACAGCCCAACATCCCCCTACTCACCCCTGCACAACTTTCAAGTCGCCATCAACCGAAAGTCCTCCAAGGACCCAGCTTGCCAAACCGTCATACACGAGCACTTCCGGCTTGGTCTGTGTGAGACGTTTGTGGCTGCTTCCGAGGGAGCGGCGCGCAGTGTGTTTTTGGAAGATCGGACGGGGAGTCTGGAGGTGGGGAAGTTGGCGGATTTTATTGTTGTTGATATGGAGTGGAATAGGGAGGATTTGTTGCAAGGGAAGGTTAGGGAGACTTACTATAGCGGGAGGAAGGTTTTTGGATAA